AGGGAAGAGGGGCGATCGTACGCAAGCCGAGGCGCGCTGCCGTGGCGGCGTCGCCGATGGCCGTGCTCGCGGATCCCGAGACGTGGAAGCTCGTACGGAAGCTCGTGGCCCACGCCGAGCTGCGCCGCGAGGTCGGCAAGCTCGCCGAAGCCTACCCGGACCCGGCGGACGACGCCGGAACGACATGACCTGAAGCGACCGAGGACTACTCGTCCTCGTCTTCGTCCTCGTCCTCTTCGTCCTCGTCGTCCTCGTCGTCCTCGTCCTCGTCCTCGTCGTCCTCGTCTTCGTCCTCGTCCTCGTCTTCGTCCTCGTCGTCCTCGTCGTCCTCGTCTTCGTCCTCGTCCTCGTCCTCGTCCTCGTCCTCGTCCTCGTCCTCGTCCTCGTCCTCGTCTTCGTCCTCGTCCTCGTCCTCTTCGGGCTCGTCCTCGTCCTCGGCGGCCAAGCGCTCCTCGGTCTCTTCCTTCTCGGCCCACTCGTCGCTCGTTGCTTGCACGTCGCTCATCGCTTCCTCCCCGCCGCTCTCCGTCTGCGTCCGGTCCTCGCCTGTGAATGCGAACTCGTCACCTGCACCGCTCTCTGCCTCGGGCGGCGTCAAGCGAGTGGTGAAGTTTCCCTCGCCGCCCATCAAACCACCATCGGCCGCGGCGGCGCTCGTGTCCGTGAAGGCGACCGCCGCGTCCGGCGGCTCCTCGCCCATCTCGCGCTCGTAGGCCCGCCGCGACTCGTCCGTGAGCTCGGTGAACTCGCGCAACGTCGGCAGGTCGGAGAGCTTGCTCAGGCCGAAGAACTCCAGGAACGACGCCGTCGTGCCGTA
This DNA window, taken from Polyangium spumosum, encodes the following:
- a CDS encoding helix-turn-helix domain-containing protein, translated to MTPDDIKALRKELDCTAKELAAALGLEQETVLAWERGDLFPTKRFVTKMEELRSKGRGAIVRKPRRAAVAASPMAVLADPETWKLVRKLVAHAELRREVGKLAEAYPDPADDAGTT